AAGCAGAAGGGTTTTCTACCCCAATGTACATAGAATCAGAGTTATCGAATCCGGTGCAGTGGTCCGCAAGAAAGTATGCACTAAGTGCATGAAAGCCGGCAAAGTACAGAAAGCGTAATTATAATATAACTTAAGCTTTTGTATCTTTGGGTATTAGCGGTCGCCTGAGACCTCTGACCCATAAGACCGAGTTTTTTAAGATATGAAAATCAAGCCCGTTTCTGGCGGGCTTTTTTCGTCTTAATTTTTCTTAGACAGTCTGGAAAGTAAGCTTGTAAGGTAATATACCGGAAGCACTATCTCTGTGCCTGCGAATATCGTTGCGAGTAAGGCTAGGAGTCCGGCAGTATATTTGTGTATAATACTTTTGGGGCCGTCATCCAGATTGGTATAGTAAAGCTCGTCGGCACCGTTTCTGAAAGGGAACAGATACTTCTTAACGGCAGTTTTGTTCCCGAACTGTCTTTCCAGTCTGAGCATTTTGGCTACATCACCGCTATCAACAACAA
This window of the Denitrovibrio acetiphilus DSM 12809 genome carries:
- the rpmB gene encoding 50S ribosomal protein L28, translating into MAKRCEICGKGPMFGHQISHAHNVSRRVFYPNVHRIRVIESGAVVRKKVCTKCMKAGKVQKA